A stretch of Mya arenaria isolate MELC-2E11 chromosome 14, ASM2691426v1 DNA encodes these proteins:
- the LOC128217519 gene encoding uncharacterized protein LOC128217519: MDFSLLLSRSRRVPKRFTDVIELKENGTPLCLDIQTMSIVGHQLNILPTAEAQNLREQFSRADSAHTFRSTGVVMYLVRTIPMIDVIILLILAGKETYVRMLLSKTFGLEGMYSVGQSDIPNAHRLPKYYFSMKSYLDSGVMGMESFQNMYQGFRSQIQQILAPGQTSNHGDLQWACDRLACIVFLRLQPMRDRGERRAILDEMDRSIPSDGSVDRTLVGIVYFGCLALSGDHTSPELSQIASTAERCSSGFIKAFTANITQFVYRRSLTFNVNDDHLLSHVICHCLSGMNCAKDGIDDEILKIHVLRSLMMNIVQSTLGIGFDLRVERSVPLEPKYRKTAKRYLQHVQRKLFEGIESRRSMIYWLCMARANDDKADGRSSQFLEEARLEAEDGAFFQTDLQNINTYGDFLPDNRGV, encoded by the exons ATGGACTTTTCGCTGCTGCTGTCAAGAAGTCGGAGAGTACCAAAAAGATTCACAGATGTAATTGAACTAAAAGAAAATGGAACACCGTTATGTCTGGATATACAGACGATGTCTATTGTTGGTCATCAGTTGAACATTCTGCCAACGGCGGAAGCGCAAAACTTGCGCGAACAGTTCAGCAGGGCGGATTCGGCACACACGTTTCGTAGTACAGGGGTTGTCATGTACCTGGTAAGGACAATACCCATGATTGACGTCattattttactgattttaGCCGGCAAAGAAACATACGTCCGTATGTTGTTGTCAAAGACGTTTGGGCTGGAAGGAATGTACTCAGTTGggcaatcagatatacctaacGCTCACAGACTGCCTAAATACTACTTCTCAATGAAAAGCTACCTAGATAGTGGTGTTATGGGGATGGAGTCGTTCCAAAATATGTACCAAGGGTTTCGATCTCAAATACAGCAAATACTGGCACCCGGCCAGACATCCAACCATGGTGATTTGCAGTGGGCATGTGACCGGCTGGCTTGCATTGTCTTCTTGAGACTTCAACCCATGCGAGATCGTGGAGAAAGGAGGGCTATTCTCGACGAGATGGACAGGAGCATTCCGTCTGACGGCTCGGTTGACCGAACACTTGTGGGCATAGTTTATTTCGGTTGTCTTGCATTGTCTGGTGATCACACAAGCCCAGAATTATCACAAATAGCTTCAACAGCAGAAAGATGTTCAAGCGGATTTATCAAGGCTTTTACGGCAAACATCACACAGTTCGTATACAGGCGCAGCTTAACATTTAACGTGAACGACGACCATCTTTTGTCGCACGTCATATGTCATTGTTTGTCTGGAATGAATTGCGCAAAAGACGGCATAGATGACGAAATCTTGAAAATACACGTGCTGCGGTCACTGATGATGAACATTGTTCAAAGTACGCTGGGGATTGGCTTCGACCTCCGAGTTGAAAGAAGCGTCCCGTTAGAaccaaaatatagaaaaacagcTAAAAGATATCTTCAGCACGTCCAACGCAAACTTTTCGAAG GTATTGAGTCACGACGGAGCATGATCTATTGGTTGTGCATGGCGAGGGCGAACGATGACAAGGCGGACGGACGCTCCTCTCAATTCTTGGAGGAGGCCAGGCTAGAAGCGGAGGATGGCGCCTTTTTTCAGACGGACCTACAAAACATAAACACGTATGGTGACTTCCTGCCAGATAACAGAGGCGTGTAA